One stretch of Amycolatopsis tolypomycina DNA includes these proteins:
- a CDS encoding histidinol-phosphate transaminase encodes MTIGEEVTLDQLPLRDDLRGKSPYGAPQLDVPVRLNTNENPYPPPPALVADVAEAVRLEAAELHRYPDRDAVALRQDLADYLSVSTRVVLSEANVWAANGSNEVLQQILQAFGGPGRSALGFEPSYSMHPIIASGTRTEWVPAPRRDDFSLDTAAAAALVRAKRPDIVFVTSPNNPTGGSIPLDELRSVLDAATGVVVVDEAYAEFSSQPSAVSLLADYPSSLIVSRTMSKAFAFAGGRLGYLAAAPAVVDALQLVRLPYHLSRLTQAAARAALRHADATLASVHKLAAERDRVVEALAGLGYDPVPSDSNFVLFGLFSDPHATWKSYLDRGVLIRDPGIPGHLRVSIGTPEENDAFLEASKEVSR; translated from the coding sequence ATGACGATCGGCGAAGAGGTCACCCTCGACCAGCTGCCGCTGCGGGACGACCTGCGCGGCAAGTCGCCGTACGGCGCGCCGCAGCTGGACGTCCCGGTCCGGCTCAACACGAACGAGAACCCGTACCCGCCGCCGCCCGCGCTGGTCGCGGACGTCGCGGAGGCGGTCCGGCTCGAGGCGGCCGAGCTGCACCGCTATCCCGACCGGGACGCGGTGGCGCTGCGGCAGGACCTGGCCGACTACCTGAGCGTGTCGACACGGGTGGTGCTGTCGGAGGCGAACGTCTGGGCCGCCAACGGGTCCAACGAGGTCCTGCAGCAGATCCTGCAGGCGTTCGGCGGGCCCGGGCGCAGTGCGCTCGGCTTCGAGCCGTCGTACTCGATGCACCCGATCATCGCGTCGGGCACCCGCACCGAGTGGGTCCCGGCGCCGCGCCGCGACGACTTCAGCCTGGACACGGCCGCGGCGGCCGCTCTTGTTCGCGCGAAGCGGCCGGACATCGTGTTCGTGACCAGCCCGAACAACCCGACGGGTGGGTCGATCCCGCTCGACGAGCTGCGCTCGGTGCTCGACGCGGCCACCGGCGTGGTGGTCGTCGACGAGGCGTACGCGGAGTTCTCGTCGCAGCCGAGCGCGGTCTCGCTGCTGGCGGACTACCCGTCGTCGCTGATCGTCTCGCGCACGATGAGCAAGGCATTCGCCTTCGCCGGCGGCCGGCTCGGCTACCTGGCGGCGGCCCCGGCGGTGGTCGACGCGCTGCAGCTGGTGCGCCTGCCGTACCACCTTTCGCGGCTGACGCAGGCGGCCGCGCGGGCGGCGCTGCGGCACGCGGACGCCACCTTGGCCAGCGTGCACAAGCTGGCGGCCGAACGCGACCGCGTCGTGGAAGCGCTGGCGGGCCTGGGCTACGACCCGGTGCCGAGCGACTCGAACTTCGTCCTCTTCGGACTCTTTTCAGACCCGCACGCGACTTGGAAGTCCTATTTGGACCGCGGGGTGCTGATCCGCGACCCGGGCATCCCGGGTCACCTGCGCGTGAGCATCGGCACCCCGGAAGAGAACGACGCCTTCCTCGAGGCGAGTAAGGAAGTCTCGCGATGA
- the hisB gene encoding imidazoleglycerol-phosphate dehydratase HisB, producing MTRIGKVERTTKESSITVQLDLDGTGEVEISTGVPFYDHMLTAFGVHGSLDLKVEATGDVHIDAHHTVEDTAIVLGQAIRQALGDKSGIRRFGDAWIPMDETLAHAAIDVSGRPYCVHVGEPEQFNTFTIGGNYPFVLTRHVFDSLAFHAQIALHVRVIHGRDPHHIAEAEYKAVARALRAATEPDPRAGGIPSTKGVL from the coding sequence ATGACCCGCATCGGCAAGGTCGAACGGACCACCAAGGAGTCCTCGATCACCGTCCAGCTGGACCTGGACGGCACGGGCGAGGTCGAGATCTCGACCGGCGTCCCGTTCTACGACCACATGCTGACGGCGTTCGGCGTCCACGGCTCGCTCGACCTCAAGGTCGAGGCCACCGGCGACGTCCACATCGACGCCCACCACACGGTCGAGGACACGGCGATCGTGCTGGGCCAGGCGATCCGCCAGGCCCTGGGCGACAAGAGCGGCATCCGCCGCTTCGGCGACGCCTGGATCCCGATGGACGAGACGCTGGCCCACGCGGCGATCGACGTCTCCGGCCGCCCGTACTGCGTCCACGTGGGCGAGCCGGAGCAGTTCAACACCTTCACGATCGGCGGCAACTACCCGTTCGTGCTGACCCGGCACGTGTTCGACTCGCTGGCGTTCCACGCCCAGATCGCGTTGCACGTGCGGGTGATCCACGGCCGCGACCCGCACCACATCGCGGAGGCGGAGTACAAGGCGGTGGCGCGGGCGCTGCGGGCGGCCACGGAGCCGGACCCGCGCGCGGGCGGCATCCCCTCGACGAAGGGCGTCCTGTGA
- a CDS encoding MMPL family transporter, with the protein MATFLYRLGRFSFRRRALVAAVWAAVLVALGLGALTLSGQLSNSVTIPGTESQRAIDQLTEKFPQANAGGATARVVIEAPAGTTVTDAKGKAAVEALVGQLKTAPKVAAVVDPFQAQSISPDRRVALAQVSYGAKAYELTDEDRQALLDTANAGRAAGFTIEFGGDAVQGVPATGATEGLGVAVAAVVLVITFGSLLAAGIPLLTALIGVGTGMAGIFFASGFLELNSNTPVLALMIGLAVGIDYALFIVSRYRHELGLGRDPEEAAGRAAGTAGSAVVFAGLTVIIALAGLTVIGIPFLGQMGVAAAVTVAIAVLIALTLLPAILGFAGSRVAGGRVRLRRKPVETTHGERWARFVGRHRIPVLLVALAGMAVVALPALSMQLGLPNDSTAAPESTQRKAYEIASRSFGEGSNGPLLVVVDVSGSANRQAALGQAAADIQKLPDVAAVTPPRLNQAGDTALLTVIPKSGPSSAQTEDLVAAIRTESGHLDAKLSVTGQTAANIDVSEKLSDAMLPYLALIVGLAFVLLMLVFRSVVVPLKATIGFLGSVAATFGAVVAVFQWGWLTGLLGVESTGPIMSMLPILLIGVLFGLAMDYQVFLVTRMREEHVHGAEPQEAMVTGFRHGARVVVAAALIMISVFAGFVLAESSLIQSIGFALAFGVLVDAFVVRMTLVPAVMSLLGRGAWWLPKWLDRILPDVDVEGEKLTKHLDEPEDRELVGASR; encoded by the coding sequence GTGGCGACCTTCCTGTACCGGCTCGGCCGGTTTTCCTTCCGGCGCAGAGCGCTGGTCGCGGCCGTCTGGGCGGCGGTCCTGGTGGCGCTGGGCCTCGGCGCGCTGACGCTCTCGGGCCAGCTGTCGAACTCGGTGACGATCCCCGGTACCGAGTCGCAGCGGGCGATCGACCAGCTCACCGAGAAGTTTCCGCAGGCCAACGCGGGTGGCGCCACCGCGCGCGTGGTCATCGAGGCCCCGGCCGGGACCACGGTGACCGACGCCAAGGGCAAGGCCGCCGTCGAAGCGCTCGTCGGGCAGCTGAAGACGGCGCCGAAGGTCGCGGCCGTGGTCGACCCGTTCCAGGCGCAGTCGATCTCACCCGATCGGCGCGTCGCGCTCGCCCAGGTCAGTTACGGAGCGAAAGCGTACGAACTGACCGACGAAGACCGTCAGGCGCTGCTGGACACCGCGAACGCCGGCCGCGCGGCCGGGTTCACCATCGAGTTCGGCGGTGACGCCGTCCAGGGCGTGCCCGCGACCGGCGCCACCGAGGGCCTCGGCGTCGCGGTGGCCGCCGTCGTGCTGGTCATCACGTTCGGTTCGCTGCTGGCCGCCGGCATCCCGCTGCTCACCGCGCTGATCGGCGTCGGCACCGGGATGGCGGGCATCTTCTTCGCCTCCGGGTTCCTCGAGCTGAACTCGAACACGCCGGTCCTGGCACTGATGATCGGCCTGGCCGTCGGCATCGACTACGCGCTGTTCATCGTGTCGCGCTACCGCCACGAGCTGGGTCTCGGCCGCGACCCCGAGGAAGCCGCCGGCCGCGCCGCGGGCACGGCCGGGTCCGCCGTGGTCTTCGCCGGGCTGACCGTCATCATCGCGCTGGCCGGCCTCACCGTGATCGGCATCCCGTTCCTCGGCCAGATGGGCGTCGCCGCCGCCGTCACCGTCGCGATCGCCGTGCTCATCGCCCTGACGCTGCTGCCCGCGATCCTCGGCTTCGCCGGGTCCCGGGTCGCCGGCGGCCGCGTCCGGCTGCGCCGCAAGCCGGTCGAAACGACGCACGGCGAGCGCTGGGCGCGGTTCGTCGGCCGCCACCGGATCCCGGTGCTGCTGGTTGCGCTGGCCGGGATGGCCGTCGTCGCGCTGCCCGCCCTGAGCATGCAACTCGGCCTGCCCAACGACAGCACCGCGGCGCCGGAGTCGACGCAGCGCAAGGCGTACGAGATCGCCAGCCGCAGCTTCGGCGAGGGGTCCAACGGCCCGCTGCTGGTCGTCGTCGACGTCTCCGGCAGCGCCAACCGCCAGGCCGCACTGGGCCAGGCCGCGGCCGACATCCAGAAGCTGCCGGACGTCGCCGCCGTCACCCCGCCGCGGCTCAACCAGGCCGGCGACACGGCGTTGCTCACGGTGATCCCGAAGAGCGGCCCGAGCAGCGCGCAGACCGAGGACCTGGTCGCCGCGATCCGCACCGAATCCGGCCACCTGGACGCGAAGCTGTCCGTCACCGGCCAGACCGCGGCTAACATCGACGTCTCCGAGAAGCTGTCGGACGCGATGCTGCCGTACCTGGCGCTCATCGTCGGGCTGGCGTTCGTGCTGCTGATGCTGGTGTTCCGCTCGGTGGTGGTGCCGCTGAAGGCGACGATCGGCTTCCTCGGCTCGGTCGCGGCGACGTTCGGCGCGGTGGTCGCGGTGTTCCAGTGGGGCTGGCTGACCGGCCTGCTCGGCGTCGAATCCACCGGCCCGATCATGAGCATGCTGCCGATCCTGCTGATCGGCGTGCTGTTCGGGCTGGCGATGGACTACCAGGTGTTCCTGGTGACGCGGATGCGCGAGGAGCACGTCCACGGCGCCGAGCCGCAGGAGGCGATGGTGACGGGCTTCCGCCACGGCGCCCGCGTGGTGGTCGCGGCGGCGCTGATCATGATCAGCGTGTTCGCCGGCTTCGTCCTCGCCGAGTCCTCGCTGATCCAGTCGATCGGCTTCGCGCTGGCGTTCGGCGTGCTGGTGGACGCGTTCGTGGTCCGCATGACGCTGGTCCCGGCGGTGATGTCCCTGCTCGGCCGCGGCGCGTGGTGGCTGCCGAAGTGGCTGGACCGGATCCTGCCGGACGTCGACGTCGAGGGCGAGAAGCTCACGAAGCACCTCGACGAACCCGAGGACCGGGAACTGGTCGGCGCGAGCCGCTAG
- a CDS encoding TetR/AcrR family transcriptional regulator, translated as MTAGPAEDTRTRLLQTALRLFTEHGVEGTSLQMIADALGITKAAVYYHFKTKAEITEAVAEPGVRDLDDLVRRAAAQKRRGVQVDLLLEGFVDLVIRHRALVALFSSDPGIARAIEKSAHGGTEGFGQALLGIFSGPDPDTTARVNALVALTGIAMAGGSPELAGLGDEELRTELLDVGRRLLGRPRRRTLTPVSSL; from the coding sequence ATGACCGCCGGCCCGGCCGAGGACACCCGGACCCGACTGCTGCAGACCGCGCTGCGCCTGTTCACCGAACACGGGGTCGAGGGCACGTCGCTGCAGATGATCGCCGACGCGCTCGGGATCACGAAGGCGGCGGTGTACTACCACTTCAAGACGAAGGCGGAGATCACCGAGGCGGTGGCCGAGCCGGGCGTGCGCGACCTGGACGACCTGGTCCGCCGCGCGGCGGCCCAGAAGCGCCGCGGCGTGCAGGTGGACCTGTTGCTGGAGGGGTTCGTCGACCTGGTGATCCGCCACCGCGCGCTGGTGGCCCTGTTTTCCAGCGACCCGGGCATCGCCCGCGCGATCGAGAAGTCGGCCCACGGCGGCACGGAGGGCTTCGGCCAGGCACTCCTCGGCATCTTCTCCGGCCCCGACCCGGACACGACGGCCCGCGTCAACGCCCTGGTCGCCCTGACGGGCATAGCCATGGCAGGCGGCTCCCCGGAACTGGCCGGCCTGGGCGACGAGGAACTGCGCACGGAACTCCTCGACGTCGGCCGCCGCCTCCTCGGCCGCCCCCGCCGCCGAACCCTCACCCCCGTGTCGTCCCTCTGA
- a CDS encoding RNA 2'-phosphotransferase, with translation MNEKELIRLSKRMSRHLRHDPAALGLTLAPGGWVAVDTLVRALSITRAELDEVVEKNNKRRFAYDETGTRIRASQGHSVTVELGLPDAPPPDVLYHGTVAKYLDAIFREGLRPMNRHAVHLSATPDTARTVGARRGKPVILRIDAAAMSAAGHAFQVSANGVWLTAAVPPEYLSHTG, from the coding sequence ATGAACGAAAAAGAACTGATCCGCCTTTCGAAGCGGATGTCGCGGCACCTGCGCCACGATCCCGCCGCCCTCGGCCTGACCCTCGCCCCCGGCGGCTGGGTGGCGGTCGACACCCTCGTGCGCGCGCTGTCGATCACCCGCGCGGAACTCGACGAAGTCGTCGAGAAGAACAACAAGCGCCGGTTCGCGTACGACGAAACGGGCACGCGCATCCGCGCGAGCCAGGGCCACAGCGTCACGGTCGAGCTGGGCCTGCCGGACGCACCCCCACCGGACGTGCTGTACCACGGCACGGTGGCGAAGTACCTCGACGCGATCTTCCGCGAGGGCCTGCGCCCGATGAACCGCCACGCGGTCCACCTGTCGGCAACACCGGACACGGCCCGGACGGTCGGCGCCCGCCGCGGAAAGCCGGTGATCCTCCGCATCGACGCGGCGGCGATGTCGGCGGCGGGCCACGCGTTCCAGGTGAGCGCCAACGGAGTCTGGCTGACCGCCGCGGTTCCCCCGGAGTACTTGTCGCACACCGGCTGA
- the soxR gene encoding redox-sensitive transcriptional activator SoxR encodes MTRLAEHLSIGQVAERSGVPHTALRFYEEKGLISSERSAGNQRRYARSVLRRIAFIRAAQRVGLSLEDISSALATLPADHAPTKADWARLSRDWQHELDARIDALQRLRDRLTGCVGCGCLSLRSCALYNNDDELARFGPGASKLRPAVEGGI; translated from the coding sequence GTGACCAGGCTCGCTGAACATCTCAGCATCGGACAGGTGGCGGAACGCAGCGGGGTTCCGCACACGGCACTGCGGTTCTACGAGGAGAAGGGGCTGATCAGTTCGGAGCGCTCGGCGGGCAACCAGCGCCGCTACGCGCGTTCGGTGCTGCGCCGGATCGCGTTCATCCGCGCCGCGCAACGGGTCGGGCTCTCGCTCGAGGACATCAGTTCGGCCTTGGCGACACTGCCGGCGGACCACGCCCCGACGAAGGCGGACTGGGCGCGCCTGTCCCGCGACTGGCAGCACGAGCTCGACGCGCGGATCGACGCCCTGCAACGGCTTCGCGACCGGCTCACCGGCTGCGTCGGCTGCGGGTGCCTGTCCCTGCGCAGCTGCGCGCTGTACAACAACGACGACGAGCTGGCCCGCTTCGGGCCGGGCGCGAGCAAACTGCGTCCCGCGGTCGAAGGCGGCATCTAA
- a CDS encoding thiamine pyrophosphate-dependent enzyme: MTTMTERGYADLPRLISLMTGDEKHHGAAESTLDVLWVLYDRVLDVTPANFREPGRDRFLLSKGHGPMAYYAVLTAKGFIAEAELATWGDAVSRLGYHPDRRRVPGVEISSGSLGHGLPIAFGTALGLRARGLTDAKVVTLVGDAELDEGSNHEAIVVAAREGLENLTTVVIDNQSSTRGWPDGIARRFAVEGWETRTVSGRDHDALYDAFTAPHPGRPLAVVAVVEPKE, from the coding sequence ATGACCACGATGACCGAACGGGGCTACGCCGACCTGCCCCGGCTGATCTCCTTGATGACCGGCGACGAAAAGCACCACGGCGCCGCGGAGTCCACATTGGACGTCCTGTGGGTGCTCTACGACCGCGTGCTCGACGTCACGCCCGCGAACTTCCGCGAGCCCGGCCGCGACCGTTTCCTGCTGTCCAAAGGGCACGGGCCGATGGCGTACTACGCGGTGCTCACCGCGAAGGGGTTCATCGCCGAAGCGGAACTGGCGACGTGGGGCGACGCGGTGTCGCGGCTGGGCTACCACCCCGACCGGCGGCGCGTCCCGGGCGTCGAAATATCCAGCGGTTCGCTCGGTCACGGCCTGCCGATCGCGTTCGGCACCGCGCTCGGCCTGCGTGCCCGCGGCCTGACGGACGCGAAGGTCGTGACGCTCGTCGGTGACGCCGAGCTGGACGAGGGCTCGAACCACGAGGCGATCGTCGTCGCGGCGCGCGAAGGCCTGGAAAACCTGACCACCGTGGTGATCGACAACCAGTCGTCGACGCGCGGCTGGCCGGACGGCATCGCCCGCCGCTTCGCCGTCGAAGGCTGGGAGACGCGCACGGTGTCCGGCCGCGACCACGACGCGCTGTACGACGCCTTCACCGCACCCCACCCCGGGCGGCCGCTGGCCGTGGTCGCCGTCGTCGAACCCAAGGAGTGA
- a CDS encoding transketolase produces MPMRETFLAATERIVDADPDVAVVLADISAAQLADVARRHPDRVINVGIREQLLVSTGAGLALAGLRPIVHTFPSFLVERAFEQIKLDFSHQETGGVLVSWGASYDMSTAGRTHQSPGDVALIDSLPGWTVHVPGHPAEAERHLLESIPGDDRVYLRLSAQENASPHLGVGFTRVRQGSRGVVAAVGPVLDRVLRATAGLDVTVLYASTIRPFDAAGLRSAVLSAAPSVVLVEPYLAGTSAAWVAEALSDVPHRLRSLGVRRDAEVRMYGGIADHDLAHGLDAGSLGLSIREFLGE; encoded by the coding sequence CTGCCGATGCGGGAAACCTTCCTCGCCGCCACCGAACGGATCGTCGACGCCGACCCGGACGTCGCGGTCGTGCTGGCCGACATCTCGGCGGCACAGCTCGCCGACGTCGCGCGGCGGCACCCGGACCGGGTGATCAACGTCGGGATCCGCGAGCAGCTGCTGGTCAGCACGGGCGCCGGGCTGGCGCTCGCGGGCCTGCGGCCGATCGTGCACACGTTCCCGTCGTTCCTGGTCGAGCGAGCCTTCGAGCAGATCAAGCTGGACTTCTCGCACCAGGAGACCGGCGGGGTGCTGGTGTCGTGGGGAGCGTCGTACGACATGTCGACGGCGGGGCGCACGCACCAGTCCCCGGGCGACGTCGCGCTGATCGATTCCCTGCCGGGCTGGACGGTCCACGTACCGGGCCACCCGGCGGAGGCCGAGCGCCACCTGCTGGAGTCGATCCCCGGCGACGACCGCGTCTACCTGCGGCTTTCGGCGCAGGAAAACGCTTCCCCGCACCTGGGAGTGGGCTTCACCCGCGTGCGCCAGGGGTCTCGCGGCGTCGTGGCGGCGGTGGGCCCGGTGCTGGACCGCGTACTGCGGGCGACGGCGGGCCTGGACGTGACGGTGCTGTACGCGTCGACGATCCGCCCGTTCGACGCGGCCGGCCTGCGGTCGGCGGTGCTTTCGGCCGCGCCTTCGGTGGTGCTGGTGGAGCCGTACCTGGCGGGGACGTCGGCGGCGTGGGTGGCGGAGGCACTTTCGGACGTACCGCACCGGCTGCGGTCGCTGGGGGTGCGGCGGGATGCGGAGGTGAGGATGTACGGGGGGATCGCGGACCACGATCTGGCGCACGGCTTGGACGCCGGGTCGCTGGGGTTGTCGATCAGGGAGTTCTTGGGGGAGTAG
- a CDS encoding NUDIX hydrolase yields MRNEVGMGFSPWVVPPVGIVVVAVAGVFGASWAWLAVGVLAGAGVGWVGRLVLREARAASVTGMPSIRPIVLAVIRRGDALLVFEAHDDVKDQTFYRPLGGGIEFGEYAEAALVREFLEELGAEIAVGERLGVLENVFDWRDQPGHEIAFVFAAEFVDERFYRREAMKIIDDPATARWVDVRDFRDGGKILYPEGLIGLLSADQ; encoded by the coding sequence GTGCGGAACGAGGTGGGGATGGGGTTTTCGCCCTGGGTGGTGCCTCCCGTCGGGATCGTGGTCGTCGCTGTGGCCGGGGTGTTCGGGGCGTCGTGGGCCTGGCTGGCTGTCGGGGTGCTTGCCGGGGCCGGGGTCGGGTGGGTGGGACGGCTCGTTCTCAGGGAGGCTCGGGCCGCTAGCGTCACCGGCATGCCATCGATCCGGCCCATCGTGCTCGCCGTCATCCGGCGGGGGGACGCCCTTCTCGTGTTCGAAGCGCACGATGATGTCAAGGACCAGACCTTCTACCGGCCGCTCGGGGGTGGGATCGAGTTCGGTGAATACGCCGAAGCCGCCCTTGTGCGTGAGTTCCTCGAGGAGCTCGGCGCCGAGATCGCCGTCGGTGAACGGCTTGGCGTGCTCGAGAACGTCTTCGACTGGCGGGACCAGCCCGGGCACGAGATCGCCTTCGTCTTCGCCGCCGAGTTCGTCGACGAGCGCTTCTACCGGCGCGAAGCCATGAAGATCATCGACGACCCCGCCACCGCGCGCTGGGTCGACGTCCGGGACTTCCGGGACGGTGGCAAGATCCTCTACCCCGAAGGGCTCATCGGGCTCCTCTCAGCGGATCAGTGA
- a CDS encoding NIPSNAP family protein yields the protein MTSTDFETVLELRRYTLHPGRRDELIELFEREFVEPQEAAGAHLFGLFRARASPDEFVWLRGFRSMPERKAALEEFYSGPVWKAHRAAANATMADSDNVLLLRPVRRGLAAPPPGAGVHVTISPGSSPAPESAFAAFETEPSPNTFPRLPVRTDGPFSVWFGRTASESSFELVPTSRSLIR from the coding sequence ATGACGTCAACCGACTTCGAAACCGTTTTGGAGCTCCGTCGCTACACCCTGCACCCGGGGCGGCGCGACGAGCTGATCGAGCTGTTCGAGCGCGAATTCGTCGAGCCGCAGGAGGCGGCGGGCGCGCACCTGTTCGGGCTCTTCCGCGCGCGGGCGTCGCCGGACGAGTTCGTGTGGCTGCGCGGATTCCGCTCGATGCCCGAGCGCAAGGCGGCGCTGGAGGAGTTCTACTCCGGCCCGGTCTGGAAGGCCCACCGCGCGGCGGCGAACGCGACGATGGCCGACTCGGACAACGTGCTGTTGCTGCGCCCGGTCCGCCGCGGCCTGGCGGCGCCACCACCGGGCGCGGGCGTGCACGTCACGATCTCCCCTGGTTCTTCACCGGCGCCCGAGTCGGCGTTCGCGGCGTTCGAGACGGAGCCGTCCCCGAACACGTTCCCGCGGCTGCCGGTCCGCACGGACGGGCCGTTTTCGGTGTGGTTCGGCCGGACCGCGTCGGAGTCGTCGTTCGAGCTGGTCCCGACGTCGCGGTCACTGATCCGCTGA
- a CDS encoding acyl-CoA dehydrogenase family protein produces MSSAPDPHDFLDLDAGLAEEERAIRDAVRAYAKDHLLDHVADWYETGALPAAELAKGFGSLGLLGMHLEGYGCAGTSAVAYGIACRELEAVDSGLRSFVSVQGSLAMYAIHRWGSEEQRQEWLPRMATGEALGCFGLTEPDAGSDPGSMRTRAVRDGADWVLSGTKMWITNGTVADVAVVWAQTDDGIRGFVVPTSTPGFTANEVKHKLSLRASLTAELVLDGVRLPSSAAFPEVRGLRGPLSCLNEARYGILFGVVGAARACYEAALEYTLSRSQFGKPLAGFQLTQRKLADLVVEVNRAGLVALQIGHLKDAGQLHHNHVSFGKLANVRSALDVARTARSMLGANGISLEYPVMRHMANLETVLTYEGTEEMHALSLGQAVTGLPAFR; encoded by the coding sequence ATGTCCAGTGCCCCTGATCCGCACGACTTCCTCGACCTCGACGCCGGGCTCGCCGAGGAGGAACGCGCCATCCGCGACGCCGTCCGCGCGTACGCGAAGGACCACCTGCTCGACCACGTCGCCGACTGGTACGAAACGGGCGCACTCCCCGCCGCGGAGCTGGCGAAGGGCTTCGGCTCGCTCGGCCTGCTCGGCATGCACCTGGAGGGCTACGGCTGCGCCGGCACCAGCGCCGTCGCCTACGGCATCGCCTGCCGCGAGCTCGAGGCCGTCGACTCGGGGCTGCGCAGCTTCGTCTCGGTGCAGGGGTCGCTGGCGATGTACGCGATCCACCGGTGGGGCAGCGAAGAGCAGCGGCAGGAGTGGCTGCCGCGGATGGCCACCGGCGAGGCGCTGGGCTGCTTCGGGCTGACCGAGCCGGATGCGGGCAGCGACCCGGGCTCGATGCGGACGCGCGCGGTGCGCGACGGCGCCGACTGGGTGCTCTCGGGCACGAAGATGTGGATCACCAACGGGACCGTCGCCGACGTCGCCGTCGTCTGGGCGCAGACCGACGACGGGATCCGCGGCTTCGTCGTCCCGACGTCGACGCCGGGCTTCACCGCGAACGAGGTCAAGCACAAGCTGTCGCTGCGGGCGTCGCTGACGGCGGAGCTGGTGCTCGACGGCGTCCGGCTGCCGTCGTCGGCGGCGTTCCCCGAGGTCCGCGGCCTGCGCGGGCCCCTGTCCTGCCTGAACGAAGCCCGCTACGGCATCCTGTTCGGCGTCGTCGGCGCGGCGCGCGCGTGCTACGAAGCGGCGTTGGAGTACACGCTCTCGCGGTCGCAGTTCGGGAAGCCACTGGCCGGGTTCCAGCTGACCCAGCGCAAGCTCGCCGACCTGGTCGTCGAGGTCAACCGCGCGGGGCTGGTGGCGCTGCAGATCGGGCACTTGAAGGACGCCGGGCAGTTGCACCACAACCACGTCAGCTTCGGGAAGCTGGCGAACGTCCGGTCGGCGCTGGACGTGGCCAGGACGGCCCGGTCGATGCTGGGCGCCAACGGGATTTCGCTGGAGTACCCGGTGATGCGGCACATGGCGAACCTCGAGACGGTGCTGACGTACGAGGGCACCGAGGAGATGCACGCGCTGTCCCTCGGCCAGGCCGTGACGGGGCTGCCGGCGTTCCGCTGA
- the hisH gene encoding imidazole glycerol phosphate synthase subunit HisH, translating into MVILDYGSGNLRSAERAVARAGADVEVTADPHAAVEADGLVVPGVGAYSACMAGLLDVQGHRIIGKRLAGGRPVLGICVGMQILFSRGVEHGEETEGTGEWPGVVDRLHADVLPHMGWNTVRAPADSQLFAGLDPDERFYFVHSYAARRWELDGLVGQEPKVTWAHHGEDFVAAVENGPLWATQFHPEKSGDAGAHLLRNWLATL; encoded by the coding sequence GTGGTGATCCTCGACTACGGTTCCGGCAACCTCCGCTCCGCCGAACGCGCCGTCGCGCGCGCCGGGGCCGACGTCGAGGTCACCGCCGACCCGCATGCCGCCGTCGAAGCCGACGGCCTGGTCGTGCCCGGTGTCGGCGCCTACTCCGCCTGCATGGCGGGGCTGCTGGACGTGCAGGGGCACCGGATCATCGGCAAGCGCCTGGCCGGCGGCCGTCCGGTGCTCGGCATCTGCGTCGGCATGCAGATCCTCTTCTCCCGCGGCGTCGAGCACGGCGAGGAGACCGAGGGCACCGGCGAGTGGCCCGGCGTCGTCGACCGGCTGCACGCCGACGTCCTGCCGCACATGGGCTGGAACACCGTGCGCGCGCCCGCGGACTCGCAGCTGTTCGCCGGGCTCGACCCGGACGAGCGGTTCTACTTCGTCCACTCCTACGCCGCGCGCCGGTGGGAGCTCGACGGCCTGGTCGGCCAGGAGCCGAAGGTCACCTGGGCCCACCACGGCGAGGACTTCGTCGCCGCGGTCGAGAACGGGCCGCTGTGGGCCACCCAGTTCCACCCGGAGAAGTCCGGCGACGCCGGGGCGCACCTGCTGCGCAACTGGCTGGCGACCCTCTGA